Sequence from the Anas acuta chromosome 24, bAnaAcu1.1, whole genome shotgun sequence genome:
ATCCCCCCAGTAACACCCCTCCACCCTGCTCCGCATCTCCCTGCCCCGTAATGGGGGGCACTGACAGGAAGGGGGTTCACACCGTCCCCATGTCAACCCATGCAGCACCCCACTGGAAATCCAAGAGATGGGTGGGGAAACAGAGGCAGGGATGGATGAGGATGCTCACAGCCAGGGATGGGCTCACCTTGGATTTATACTTGTAGAAGAGCAGCCCACCCATGGCCAGCAAGACAGCCACAACGCTGGCCACCATGACGTATATCAGGAGCTCCCGGTGGCTCTCCCTGGCTTTCGGCTCCTTCCTATGTTGCTCTGCGCTCAGAACAAAGCTCGAGTCAAAGCTGGGTCCGGCCCCGCCGTCCTCGGGATCCCGCAGCCgactcagcccccagccccgcgccctCGCGCTGTCCCCAAGGCTGCCCggtgcccggccccgcgccgaCGGGGCCATCCTGGAGAAGCGGAGCTGCGTGACCGGCTCAGGGGTGTCCGTGGGACGGATCCTGGCCCCGCGGTGGCCCACAGAGACAGTGCTGGGGGACGCTGCTGGCATCTTGGTGCTCATCCTCCGGGGCGAGGAGGGCTGATCCGGGAGGACAGAGGCTCCGGTGCCCTCCTCTGCCATCCCTCGGGAGGGGATGGAGATGTCCTCAGCTGCCGGGTCGGCGGTGGTGGCCGGATCCAGGAGGGCTTCGGCGGTGCCGCCGGCTCCAGCCGTCTGCTGCATCCTGGGGGACACTGCTGATTCCATGTCACTGAGCCCGATTCCTGGGACCTCGTCGGTCCCTGAGCTGCCCTCCAAGCTACTGGGGGACTGAGACAGGGCGCTGCTGCCTAACTCAGCGAGGGTGCCATGGAGGAAGCTGAAAGGAACCCGGGCACTAGCGGGTGCCATTTCTCTGCTGGCATGGGTGGCAGAAGATAGGGAGGGCTGGGTGGCagaagggagggcaggggacaggcaaTTGCAGTCAGGATCTGTCCCCACACctgaaagaagcagagagaagagacGGCCGTGGGGTCACTAGCCTCCAAGAAGGGCAGGCAGCAGATctgaggcaggggaagctcccccagccccccgtgTTCCCATGCGAACCAAACAGCCCCAGGAAGGAGAGCGAAGGGGAGGCAGGAAGCAGGCAGAGCCAGACACGGCAGCAAGACAGAGGTGGCAGGAACCAGGCAGGATGAAGCAAGCCCCATCACCGGGTCCCCTGAGCTGACAGCAGCGGGTTATCCACAGCACAGCATCGCTGACAGGAGCTGGCCAGGTTCAACGTCCCCACGGTCCCCACGGTGCGGTGGCAaggcacagcccagcacagacGACAGTGAGACATCTCCTCCACAGGCATGCAGACAACAGCGTGGGTGCTCGCACAAGCACAGACGGCAGCAGGGGCTCTTCCACCCCAGCGGGCAGCACTTGGCATGGTGGCTGAGCCTCACCCAGCCCAGAGGCATTTACTCCACAGGACCATTCccaggggaaactgaggcacggggcagCAACGGGGCTCAGCTGAGGTCATGCAGCATGCTGGCTCTTTCGCCAACCCAGACGCTCAGTCCTTGGAGATGAAGCCAAGCCTGATACCTCAAGCCGAGCCGATGGAGCTGCCTCCTGACACTCCTCAGTGCCTCTCTCTGGCCTCGTTTCCAGCTGCATTTCCCATCCCAGCAGGATGCGCCCCCCCCTCTGAAGCTTTTCCCGcccccagagggtggttggcCCTTCCCCAAACGCAGACACAGAGCTCACCAACACCACGGGGACGGGCACCAGCCGAGCAACACAGACAGACCCACAGACACGAGCTGCACCCACGTGTGCGCAGAAGGTGCACGCGCGGCTCTCAAGCTGTCCCATGCAGGCGAGCCCGCGCTGGGTTTGgcaggcaggggcagagccCCGGTGCCTTACCTGGCGAGGAGCTGGGCTGCCGGGGCCCCACGCACATGCT
This genomic interval carries:
- the CSF1 gene encoding macrophage colony-stimulating factor 1 isoform X1, with protein sequence MPRLGAKVCLLRCTLLSSLLLLLICSIHETEQNSYCQQIITEKHLAELEELADTQMQHPGRVSFKFINKMQLSDSVCYVKAAFPLLGKILNRTVFKENSSNAKKMQMVRRMYDSIDENVDPCIREEDDKERMLSEMCFEEFTTSPYEMLALVKQFFQDINLLLQSKETFEKDCSQVYRSMCVGPRQPSSSPGVGTDPDCNCLSPALPSATQPSLSSATHASREMAPASARVPFSFLHGTLAELGSSALSQSPSSLEGSSGTDEVPGIGLSDMESAVSPRMQQTAGAGGTAEALLDPATTADPAAEDISIPSRGMAEEGTGASVLPDQPSSPRRMSTKMPAASPSTVSVGHRGARIRPTDTPEPVTQLRFSRMAPSARGRAPGSLGDSARARGWGLSRLRDPEDGGAGPSFDSSFVLSAEQHRKEPKARESHRELLIYVMVASVVAVLLAMGGLLFYKYKSKVLERPLEEGGCDPEEPEQRPLQGARGCPEVEMQEL